The following proteins come from a genomic window of Kitasatospora cineracea:
- a CDS encoding ABC transporter permease gives MRTLLRRLGFYLLAGFAAVTLNFFLARLLPGSALQNALAKLRGANLDPDAIRALEAQYGTGSDHSLLSQYLTYLSGLLHGDLGLSTSQSAPVSSILGSTLPWTLGLVGTATALAFVVGTLAGIVVGWKRNGLLDGLLPAVTFFQSVPYFILAFLVMMTLGYFGGFFPYQNGYDIGRHAHLTPGWNGPFVTSVIEHGTLPALTVVLASLAGWMIGMRNMMITTMDEDYVLVAAAKGLPQWRVAAVAARNAILPTISNFALSISLVVTGSLVTEIVFTYPGVGWQIYQAILTGDYPLLQGILLVVVLTVLAVNLVADLAYVALDPRARKEA, from the coding sequence ATGCGGACGCTACTGCGCCGCCTCGGCTTCTACCTGCTGGCCGGCTTCGCCGCGGTGACCCTGAACTTCTTCCTGGCCAGGCTGCTGCCCGGCAGCGCCCTGCAGAACGCGCTCGCCAAGCTGCGCGGCGCCAACCTCGACCCGGACGCGATCCGGGCGCTGGAGGCGCAGTACGGCACCGGCTCCGACCACAGCCTGCTGAGCCAGTACCTGACCTACCTGTCCGGCCTGCTCCACGGGGACCTGGGCCTGTCCACCTCGCAGTCCGCGCCGGTGTCCTCGATCCTGGGCAGCACCCTGCCGTGGACGCTGGGCCTGGTCGGCACGGCGACCGCGCTGGCCTTCGTGGTCGGCACGCTGGCCGGGATCGTCGTCGGCTGGAAGCGCAACGGGCTGCTGGACGGCCTGCTGCCCGCCGTGACCTTCTTCCAGTCGGTGCCGTACTTCATCCTGGCCTTCCTGGTGATGATGACGCTCGGCTACTTCGGCGGCTTCTTCCCCTACCAGAACGGCTACGACATCGGCCGGCACGCCCACCTGACGCCGGGCTGGAACGGCCCGTTCGTCACCAGCGTGATCGAGCACGGCACGCTGCCCGCGCTGACCGTGGTGCTGGCCTCGCTGGCCGGCTGGATGATCGGCATGCGCAACATGATGATCACCACGATGGACGAGGACTACGTCCTGGTCGCCGCCGCGAAGGGGCTCCCGCAGTGGCGGGTGGCCGCGGTGGCGGCGCGCAACGCGATCCTGCCGACCATCTCCAACTTCGCCCTGTCGATCAGCCTGGTGGTGACCGGCTCACTGGTCACCGAGATCGTCTTCACCTACCCCGGCGTCGGCTGGCAGATCTACCAGGCCATCCTCACCGGCGACTACCCGCTGCTCCAGGGGATCCTGCTGGTCGTCGTCCTCACCGTGCTGGCCGTGAACCTGGTCGCGGACCTCGCCTACGTCGCCCTCGACCCCCGTGCCCGCAAGGAGGCCTGA
- a CDS encoding ABC transporter permease, producing MRVLRSPKVLAGSVLLLLLLLLAVVGPLIAPHSADWQADRTSGLPLAPSGRFWLGTDQQQHDLFSRLLTGGRDTLLISFLAGLFACVLSVVVGVTAGFVGGLVDDLLSALANIFLALPGLLILMVIMKPLPPSETSDPLLIGSVIALTAWAWGARVLRAQTLALRAADYVESARVIGERTWRIILFEVVPNLLPILASAFIFTVIYGIGTYTALAWLGVISPASVTWGTVLNEAQASGAAVNGYWWWYLPPALAVALVGIALALVNFGIDEVINPRLTSARTGRARGVVFRLGLTPVLKSAAPQAAPPNPAPLKEAQP from the coding sequence ATGCGCGTGCTCCGCTCCCCGAAAGTGCTCGCCGGCTCGGTCCTGCTGCTGCTGCTCCTGCTGCTGGCCGTGGTCGGACCGCTGATCGCGCCGCACTCCGCCGACTGGCAGGCCGACCGCACCAGCGGCCTGCCGCTCGCCCCCTCGGGCCGGTTCTGGCTCGGCACCGACCAGCAGCAGCACGACCTGTTCTCGCGGCTGCTGACCGGCGGCCGCGACACCCTGCTGATCTCCTTCCTCGCCGGGCTGTTCGCCTGCGTGCTGTCCGTCGTGGTCGGCGTCACCGCCGGGTTCGTCGGCGGCCTGGTGGACGACCTGCTCTCCGCCCTGGCCAACATCTTCCTGGCGCTGCCCGGCCTGCTGATCCTGATGGTGATCATGAAGCCGCTACCGCCCTCGGAGACCAGCGACCCGCTGCTGATCGGCTCGGTGATCGCCCTCACCGCCTGGGCCTGGGGCGCCCGCGTGCTGCGGGCGCAGACCCTGGCGCTGCGCGCCGCCGACTACGTCGAGTCGGCCCGGGTGATCGGCGAACGCACCTGGCGGATCATCCTGTTCGAGGTGGTGCCGAACCTGCTGCCGATCCTGGCCTCGGCGTTCATCTTCACCGTCATCTACGGCATCGGCACCTACACCGCGCTGGCCTGGCTGGGCGTGATCAGCCCCGCCTCGGTGACCTGGGGCACCGTGCTCAACGAGGCCCAGGCATCCGGCGCCGCCGTCAACGGCTACTGGTGGTGGTACCTGCCGCCCGCACTGGCCGTCGCGCTGGTCGGCATCGCCCTGGCCCTGGTCAACTTCGGGATCGACGAGGTGATCAACCCCCGGCTCACCTCGGCCCGCACCGGCCGGGCCCGCGGGGTGGTCTTCCGCCTCGGCCTCACCCCCGTGCTGAAGTCCGCCGCGCCGCAAGCCGCTCCGCCGAACCCCGCCCCGCTGAAGGAGGCGCAGCCGTGA